Proteins co-encoded in one Ziziphus jujuba cultivar Dongzao chromosome 9, ASM3175591v1 genomic window:
- the LOC107426630 gene encoding GEM-like protein 2, whose translation MNTYSTPPSTADYNNHSVSPYVQLSNSSGRRPMVKMFGVFNRCGKTVEDATRKAENIADNFWHHLKVSSSFTDAAMARLAQGTKVLAEGGHDKVFHQTFHNLPGEKLLHTYACYLSTTTGPVIGTLYISNRRIAFCSDFPLSLYSPAGNPESMYYKVVVQIDQLRAVNPCANRWNPSEKYIHMVTRDDHQFWFMGFISYDKAIKNLNEVLHQSRGENPGELRRQI comes from the exons ATGAACACCTACTCAACTCCTCCCTCAACCGCTGATTACAACAACCATAGCGTTAGTCCTTATGTTCAACTATCCAATTCATCTGGCAGGC GTCCTATGGTTAAGATGTTTGGCGTGTTCAACCGCTGTGGGAAAACAGTTGAAGATGCCACTAGAAAAGCAGAGAACATTGCAGACAATTTTTGGCATCACC TGAAAGTTAGTTCTAGTTTCACCGATGCAGCTATGGCAAGGCTTGCTCAAGGAACAAAGGTTCTGGCTGAAGGGGGTCATGATAAGGTTTTCCATCAAACATTTCATAACTTACCAGGAGAGAAGCTCTTACACACATATGCCTGCTATCTATCAACCACTACTGGACCTGTTATTGGGACACTTTATATATCCAATAGGAGAATAGCCTTTTGCAGTGATTTCCCACTCTCTCTCTATTCTCCCGCAGGGAATCCAGAGTCCATGTATTACAAG GTTGTGGTACAGATTGATCAATTGAGAGCAGTGAATCCTTGTGCAAACAGATGGAACCCATCagaaaaatacatacatatggTCACAAGGGATGACCATCAATTCTGGTTCATGGGTTTCATATCATATGACAAGGCCATTAAGAATCTAAATGAAGTTTTACACCAATCTCGTGGTGAGAATCCTGGGGAACTCCGCAGGCAGATCTAA
- the LOC107426793 gene encoding U-box domain-containing protein 9 isoform X1 yields MAKTDVSDSDPTLMAKATELKKELQRLVKAIVDDEDYTAETIDQAKDALSSLKELKLRKRSPSLKLHETLSCPEEFRCPLSKELMKDPVIVSSGQTYDRAFIQKWLKAGNRICPRTQQVLSDTSLIPNHLIREMISQWCKSRGLELLDPAHYVNDDVVTAADRDHFISLLEKVSSSVSEQKEAAKELRLLTKRMPSFRALFGESQDAIPQLLNPLSQGESLSDTQLELQEDLITTLLNLSIHDNNKKLVAETPMVIPLLMDALRTGTIETRSNAAAALFTLSAIDSNKALIGKSGALKPLIDLLEEGHPSSVKDVASAIFNLCIIHENKARAVRDGAVRVIVNKIVNRMYVDELLAILAMLSSHQKALEEMGELGAVPCLLNIIRESSCGRNKENCIAILYTICFNDRTKWKELREEEKTYGTISELAKSGTSRAKRKANGILERLNRAVNLTHTA; encoded by the exons ATGGCGAAGACGGACGTCTCCGATTCTGATCCAACGTTGATGGCTAAAGCGACCGAATTGAAGAAAGAATTGCAGAGACTGGTGAAGGCTATCGTCGACGATGAGGATTATACCGCTGAAACAATCGATCAGGCTAAAGACGCTCTCTCTTCTCTCAAAGAACTCAAACTGAGGAAGCGATCGCCGTCTTTGAAGCTCCATGAGACTCTGTCTTGTCCTGAGGAATTTCGATGTCCACTCTCTAAGGAGTTGATGAAAGATCCAGTGATTGTGTCTAGTGGCCAG ACATATGATAGAGCGTTCATCCAGAAATGGTTAAAAGCAGGCAACAGGATATGCCCTCGTACCCAGCAAGTTCTGTCAGACACAAGCCTAATTCCCAATCACTTGATCCGGGAGATGATATCGCAGTGGTGCAAGAGTCGAGGGCTCGAGTTGTTGGATCCTGCTCACTACGTAAATGATGATGTTGTAACAGCAGCTGATCGagaccattttatttctttgcttGAGAAGGTTTCTTCATCGGTGTCTGAGCAGAAAGAAGCTGCAAAGGAGCTTCGACTATTGACGAAGAGGATGCCATCGTTCCGGGCTCTTTTCGGTGAGTCTCAGGATGCCATCCCTCAATTGCTTAATCCACTTTCACAAGGCGAGTCTCTAAGCGATACTCAATTGGaacttcaagaagatttgatTACCACTCTCCTAAATCTTTCCATCCATGACAACAACAAGAAGCTCGTCGCAGAAACCCCCATGGTGATACCTTTACTTATGGATGCATTGAGAACGGGAACCATTGAGACAAGGAGCAATGCAGCTGCAGCCCTTTTCACGTTGTCGGCTATTGATTCCAATAAGGCACTCATAGGGAAATCCGGTGCACTGAAACCGCTTATTGACCTATTGGAGGAGGGGCATCCATCATCGGTGAAGGATGTTGCCTcagcaatttttaatttatgcatcaTCCATGAGAACAAGGCAAGAGCTGTGCGCGATGGCGCGGTAAGAGTGATTGTGAATAAAATAGTGAACCGCATGTATGTGGATGAATTGCTGGCTATCCTCGCAATGCTTTCGAGCCATCAGAAGGCTCTAGAAGAGATGGGGGAGCTAGGAGCTGTTCCTTGCTTGCTTAACATTATCAGGGAGAGTAGTTGTGGTCGTAACAAGGAAAATTGCATTGCGATCCTCTACACTATATGTTTCAATGATCGAACCAAGTGGAAGGAATTGAGGGAAGAGGAGAAGACTTATGGAACAATATCTGAGCTTGCTAAGAGTGGCACTTCCAGGGCTAAGAGAAAAGCAAATGGGATTCTCGAGAGATTGAACAGGGCTGTTAACTTGACGCATACTGCGTGA
- the LOC107426793 gene encoding U-box domain-containing protein 9 isoform X2, which produces MISQWCKSRGLELLDPAHYVNDDVVTAADRDHFISLLEKVSSSVSEQKEAAKELRLLTKRMPSFRALFGESQDAIPQLLNPLSQGESLSDTQLELQEDLITTLLNLSIHDNNKKLVAETPMVIPLLMDALRTGTIETRSNAAAALFTLSAIDSNKALIGKSGALKPLIDLLEEGHPSSVKDVASAIFNLCIIHENKARAVRDGAVRVIVNKIVNRMYVDELLAILAMLSSHQKALEEMGELGAVPCLLNIIRESSCGRNKENCIAILYTICFNDRTKWKELREEEKTYGTISELAKSGTSRAKRKANGILERLNRAVNLTHTA; this is translated from the coding sequence ATGATATCGCAGTGGTGCAAGAGTCGAGGGCTCGAGTTGTTGGATCCTGCTCACTACGTAAATGATGATGTTGTAACAGCAGCTGATCGagaccattttatttctttgcttGAGAAGGTTTCTTCATCGGTGTCTGAGCAGAAAGAAGCTGCAAAGGAGCTTCGACTATTGACGAAGAGGATGCCATCGTTCCGGGCTCTTTTCGGTGAGTCTCAGGATGCCATCCCTCAATTGCTTAATCCACTTTCACAAGGCGAGTCTCTAAGCGATACTCAATTGGaacttcaagaagatttgatTACCACTCTCCTAAATCTTTCCATCCATGACAACAACAAGAAGCTCGTCGCAGAAACCCCCATGGTGATACCTTTACTTATGGATGCATTGAGAACGGGAACCATTGAGACAAGGAGCAATGCAGCTGCAGCCCTTTTCACGTTGTCGGCTATTGATTCCAATAAGGCACTCATAGGGAAATCCGGTGCACTGAAACCGCTTATTGACCTATTGGAGGAGGGGCATCCATCATCGGTGAAGGATGTTGCCTcagcaatttttaatttatgcatcaTCCATGAGAACAAGGCAAGAGCTGTGCGCGATGGCGCGGTAAGAGTGATTGTGAATAAAATAGTGAACCGCATGTATGTGGATGAATTGCTGGCTATCCTCGCAATGCTTTCGAGCCATCAGAAGGCTCTAGAAGAGATGGGGGAGCTAGGAGCTGTTCCTTGCTTGCTTAACATTATCAGGGAGAGTAGTTGTGGTCGTAACAAGGAAAATTGCATTGCGATCCTCTACACTATATGTTTCAATGATCGAACCAAGTGGAAGGAATTGAGGGAAGAGGAGAAGACTTATGGAACAATATCTGAGCTTGCTAAGAGTGGCACTTCCAGGGCTAAGAGAAAAGCAAATGGGATTCTCGAGAGATTGAACAGGGCTGTTAACTTGACGCATACTGCGTGA
- the LOC107426788 gene encoding E3 ubiquitin-protein ligase CHIP isoform X1: protein MGPSVALSPAKQAEQLKKDGNVCFKKDRFRAAIDAYTEAITLCPNVPVYWTNRVLCHLKRNDWTKVEEDCRKAVQLDNNSVKGHYMLGLALLQRQEYAEGVKELEKALDLGRGADPKGYMVEEIWQELARAKYMEWEHESTKRTWELQTLKEACETALEEKYILEVSQLEGFLDEVSTKHMEQLESLARVFKIAAEADTPTEVPDYLCCKITLDVFRDPVITPSGVTYERSVILNHFKEVGNFDPVTREPLEESQLVPNLAIKEAVQAFLHEHGWAYKMD from the exons ATGGGACCCAGTGTGGCTTTGTCTCCGGCCAAACAGGCTGAgcagctcaagaaagatggcaacgTTTGCTTCAAGAAAGATCGCTTCAGAGCCGCCATTGATGCTTATACTGAG GCAATTACCCTGTGTCCTAATGTTCCTGTATATTGGACGAATCGTGTTCTTTGCCATCTCAAGCGGAA TGATTGGACAAAAGTGGAAGAGGATTGCCGGAAAGCTGTTCAACTTGATAACAATTCCGTTAAG GGCCACTATATGTTGGGACTTGCATTACTACAGAGACAAGAATATGCCGAAGGAGTTAAAGAATTGGAGAAG GCTTTGGATCTTGGACGGGGTGCCGACCCAAAGGGTTACATGGTAGAGGAGATCTGGCAAGAGCTTGCAAGAGCAAAATACATGGAGTGGGAGCATGAATCTACCAAACGCACATGGGAATTGCAAACTTTGAA AGAAGCTTGTGAAACTGCTCTTGAAGAGAAATATATACTAGAAGTTTCTCAATTGGAAGGTTTCTTGGATGAAGTTAGTACTAAACATATGGAACAGTTAGAGTCTCTAGCAAGAGTATTCAAGATAGCAGCAGAAGCTGATACACCAACTGAG GTCCCAGATTATCTATGTTGTAAAATCACGCTTGATGTATTCCGTGATCCTGTCATCACTCCAAGTGGTGTTACATATGAGAGATCAGTTATTCTTAACCATTTTAAAGAG GTGGGTAACTTCGATCCAGTCACACGTGAGCCGCTTGAAGAGTCCCAGCTAGTTCCAAACTTGGCCATAAAAGAAGCAGTCCAAGCTTTTCTACATGAACACGGTTGGGCATATAAAATGGATTGa
- the LOC107426788 gene encoding E3 ubiquitin-protein ligase CHIP isoform X3, whose translation MATFASRKIASEPPLMLILSDWTKVEEDCRKAVQLDNNSVKGHYMLGLALLQRQEYAEGVKELEKALDLGRGADPKGYMVEEIWQELARAKYMEWEHESTKRTWELQTLKEACETALEEKYILEVSQLEGFLDEVSTKHMEQLESLARVFKIAAEADTPTEVPDYLCCKITLDVFRDPVITPSGVTYERSVILNHFKEVGNFDPVTREPLEESQLVPNLAIKEAVQAFLHEHGWAYKMD comes from the exons atggcaacgTTTGCTTCAAGAAAGATCGCTTCAGAGCCGCCATTGATGCTTATACTGAG TGATTGGACAAAAGTGGAAGAGGATTGCCGGAAAGCTGTTCAACTTGATAACAATTCCGTTAAG GGCCACTATATGTTGGGACTTGCATTACTACAGAGACAAGAATATGCCGAAGGAGTTAAAGAATTGGAGAAG GCTTTGGATCTTGGACGGGGTGCCGACCCAAAGGGTTACATGGTAGAGGAGATCTGGCAAGAGCTTGCAAGAGCAAAATACATGGAGTGGGAGCATGAATCTACCAAACGCACATGGGAATTGCAAACTTTGAA AGAAGCTTGTGAAACTGCTCTTGAAGAGAAATATATACTAGAAGTTTCTCAATTGGAAGGTTTCTTGGATGAAGTTAGTACTAAACATATGGAACAGTTAGAGTCTCTAGCAAGAGTATTCAAGATAGCAGCAGAAGCTGATACACCAACTGAG GTCCCAGATTATCTATGTTGTAAAATCACGCTTGATGTATTCCGTGATCCTGTCATCACTCCAAGTGGTGTTACATATGAGAGATCAGTTATTCTTAACCATTTTAAAGAG GTGGGTAACTTCGATCCAGTCACACGTGAGCCGCTTGAAGAGTCCCAGCTAGTTCCAAACTTGGCCATAAAAGAAGCAGTCCAAGCTTTTCTACATGAACACGGTTGGGCATATAAAATGGATTGa
- the LOC107426788 gene encoding E3 ubiquitin-protein ligase CHIP isoform X2 has translation MATFASRKIASEPPLMLILRQLPCVLMFLYIGRIVFFAISSGSIDWTKVEEDCRKAVQLDNNSVKGHYMLGLALLQRQEYAEGVKELEKALDLGRGADPKGYMVEEIWQELARAKYMEWEHESTKRTWELQTLKEACETALEEKYILEVSQLEGFLDEVSTKHMEQLESLARVFKIAAEADTPTEVPDYLCCKITLDVFRDPVITPSGVTYERSVILNHFKEVGNFDPVTREPLEESQLVPNLAIKEAVQAFLHEHGWAYKMD, from the exons atggcaacgTTTGCTTCAAGAAAGATCGCTTCAGAGCCGCCATTGATGCTTATACTGAG GCAATTACCCTGTGTCCTAATGTTCCTGTATATTGGACGAATCGTGTTCTTTGCCATCTCAAGCGGAAGTAT TGATTGGACAAAAGTGGAAGAGGATTGCCGGAAAGCTGTTCAACTTGATAACAATTCCGTTAAG GGCCACTATATGTTGGGACTTGCATTACTACAGAGACAAGAATATGCCGAAGGAGTTAAAGAATTGGAGAAG GCTTTGGATCTTGGACGGGGTGCCGACCCAAAGGGTTACATGGTAGAGGAGATCTGGCAAGAGCTTGCAAGAGCAAAATACATGGAGTGGGAGCATGAATCTACCAAACGCACATGGGAATTGCAAACTTTGAA AGAAGCTTGTGAAACTGCTCTTGAAGAGAAATATATACTAGAAGTTTCTCAATTGGAAGGTTTCTTGGATGAAGTTAGTACTAAACATATGGAACAGTTAGAGTCTCTAGCAAGAGTATTCAAGATAGCAGCAGAAGCTGATACACCAACTGAG GTCCCAGATTATCTATGTTGTAAAATCACGCTTGATGTATTCCGTGATCCTGTCATCACTCCAAGTGGTGTTACATATGAGAGATCAGTTATTCTTAACCATTTTAAAGAG GTGGGTAACTTCGATCCAGTCACACGTGAGCCGCTTGAAGAGTCCCAGCTAGTTCCAAACTTGGCCATAAAAGAAGCAGTCCAAGCTTTTCTACATGAACACGGTTGGGCATATAAAATGGATTGa
- the LOC107426558 gene encoding adenylylsulfatase HINT3 isoform X2 — MLLCHCNCLCHSLRHKSRRFCLKMEARRLAILCSHLRPLDSRPVSVRPLPVSTSDCASTSNHQHHSNRQNDCVFCKIIGGELPAFKLYEDDMCLCILDKNPLSRGHSLIIPKSHFSSLQETPPSVVAAMCSKVPFISSAIMKATGSDSFNLLVNNGEAAGQVIFHTHIHIIPRKASDCLWASESLRRHSLKQDQEASRLVDCVREQLLSDNSEDIKGEGSSLIRNQ; from the exons ATGCTGCTATGCCACTGCAACTGTCTCTGTCATAGTCTCCGTCACAAAAGTCGCCGTTTTTGCCTGAAGATGGAGGCTCGCAGACTCGCCATTCTCTGTTCTCATCTCCGTCCACTTGATTCTCGTCCGGTTTCAGTCCGGCCCTTACCGGTTTCGACTTCGGATTGTGCTTCTACTTCTAATCATCAGCACCACAGCAATCGGCAAAATGACTGCGTTTTCTGCAAGATTATAGGCGGCGAGTTACCCGCTTTcaag CTTTATGAAGATGATATGTGCCTATGCATACTGGATAAAAATCCTTTGAGTCGTGG GCATTCTCTTATCATCCCAAAATCTCATTTTTCTTCATTGCAAGAGACACCTCCTTCT GTGGTAGCTGCAATGTGTTCAAAAGTTCCTTTTATCAGCAGTGCAATCATGAAAGCTACTGGTTCTG ATTCATTCAACTTGTTAGTTAACAATGGCGAAGCTGCTGGCCAAGTTATATTCCAC ACTCATATCCATATAATTCCTCGGAAGGCAAGTGACTGCCTATGGGCGTCTGAG AGCTTGCGGAGGCATTCTCTAAAACAAGACCAGGAAGCATCTCGACTCGTAGACTGTGTTAGAGAGCAGTTGTTATCAGACAACTCTGAAGATATTAAGGGTGAAGGTTCTAGTCTCATCAGAAATCAATGA
- the LOC107426558 gene encoding adenylylsulfatase HINT3 isoform X1 has protein sequence MLLCHCNCLCHSLRHKSRRFCLKMEARRLAILCSHLRPLDSRPVSVRPLPVSTSDCASTSNHQHHSNRQNDCVFCKIIGGELPAFKLYEDDMCLCILDKNPLSRGHSLIIPKSHFSSLQETPPSVVAAMCSKVPFISSAIMKATGSDSFNLLVNNGEAAGQVIFHTHIHIIPRKASDCLWASEVCIILFRFPVCEIGCFLGIYVNFKVQQSLRRHSLKQDQEASRLVDCVREQLLSDNSEDIKGEGSSLIRNQ, from the exons ATGCTGCTATGCCACTGCAACTGTCTCTGTCATAGTCTCCGTCACAAAAGTCGCCGTTTTTGCCTGAAGATGGAGGCTCGCAGACTCGCCATTCTCTGTTCTCATCTCCGTCCACTTGATTCTCGTCCGGTTTCAGTCCGGCCCTTACCGGTTTCGACTTCGGATTGTGCTTCTACTTCTAATCATCAGCACCACAGCAATCGGCAAAATGACTGCGTTTTCTGCAAGATTATAGGCGGCGAGTTACCCGCTTTcaag CTTTATGAAGATGATATGTGCCTATGCATACTGGATAAAAATCCTTTGAGTCGTGG GCATTCTCTTATCATCCCAAAATCTCATTTTTCTTCATTGCAAGAGACACCTCCTTCT GTGGTAGCTGCAATGTGTTCAAAAGTTCCTTTTATCAGCAGTGCAATCATGAAAGCTACTGGTTCTG ATTCATTCAACTTGTTAGTTAACAATGGCGAAGCTGCTGGCCAAGTTATATTCCAC ACTCATATCCATATAATTCCTCGGAAGGCAAGTGACTGCCTATGGGCGTCTGAGGTATGCATCATTCTCTTCCGTTTTCCAGTGTGTGAGATTGGATGTTTTCTTGggatatatgtaaattttaaagTTCAACAGAGCTTGCGGAGGCATTCTCTAAAACAAGACCAGGAAGCATCTCGACTCGTAGACTGTGTTAGAGAGCAGTTGTTATCAGACAACTCTGAAGATATTAAGGGTGAAGGTTCTAGTCTCATCAGAAATCAATGA
- the LOC107426805 gene encoding serine/threonine-protein kinase OXI1 gives MPAFSIKEEVCAKSETEYYLSQTHGSTSHLTAMDDDEDHHHRHDNNNNNSTCQIPSLDFQSLKVISALGRGAKGVVFLVKDEKRDETVALKVISKALIEKKAKAVDGQGNEYRRVCFEQQVLRRFQHPLFPKLRGVLNTEKLVGYAMDYCPGRDLSSLRKRQTEKMFSDDVIRFYAAELVLALEYLHKLGIVYRDLKPENIMIQQNGHIMIVDFDLSTKLSARLSPKKTQSDRVSKSVSLKKKKQRFPSFHCFCNSGISPDDSAAATAPEPPVDSVKTYSDSSEKSNSFVGTEEYVAPEIVSGDGHDFAVDWWSLGVVLYEMLYGHTPFRGSNRKETFYRILTKSPELTGETTPLRDLIRKLLEKDPTRRIEVDEIKGHDFFACVDWDSITQISRPPYIPDHANEWREEKEIDVESVIRGIFGGGENENNKGEKDDNNNNDNNNVVAKVWVEGLNPKPSEEDKFREF, from the exons ATGCCCGCTTTCTcaataaaagaagaagtgtGTGCCAAATCGGAAACAGAGTATTATCTCTCCCAAACTCACGGATCAACCTCTCACCTGACCGCCATGGACGACGACGAAGATCATCATCACCGCcatgataataacaacaacaatagtaCTTGTCAAATCCCTTCTTTGGATTTTCAGAGTCTTAAAGTGATCTCTGCTCTGGGCCGCGGAGCCAAAGGAGTTGTGTTTCTTGTGAAGGACGAAAAGCGTGATGAAACTGTAGCTCTCAAGGTAATCTCTAAGGCCTTGATCGAGAAGAAAGCCAAAGCTGTTGATGGCCAAGGAAATGAGTATAGGAGGGTTTGTTTCGAACAACAAGTACTACGTCGTTTTCAGCATCCGCTTTTCCCGAAATTGCGCGGCGTTTTGAACACGGAGAAGCTCGTTGGATACGCTATGGATTACTGCCCTGGCCGCGATCTTAGTTCTCTTAGAAAGAGACAGACTGAGAAAATGTTTTCCGACGATGTCATCAG attttatgcagcggaattgGTTCTTGCATTAGAATATCTGCATAAGTTGGGGATAGTTTACAGAGATTTGAAGCCAGAGAACATCATGATCCAACAAAACGGCCACATCATGATCGTCGATTTCGATCTCTCCACAAAACTCTCCGCCAGACTCTCTCCCAAGAAGACTCAGTCCGATCGAGTTTCCAAATCCGTGtcgttgaagaagaaaaagcaacgGTTCCCATCGTTCCATTGCTTCTGCAACTCAGGCATTTCGCCTGACGATTCGGCCGCCGCCACCGCTCCCGAACCACCAGTGGACTCCGTGAAAACCTATTCGGACTCGTCGGAGAAGTCAAATTCCTTCGTCGGAACAGAGGAGTACGTGGCACCTGAGATCGTTTCCGGCGACGGCCACGATTTCGCCGTTGATTGGTGGTCCCTCGGGGTTGTTCTATACGAAATGCTGTACGGACACACGCCATTCAGAGGCAGTAACAGGAAGGAAACGTTTTACCGGATTCTAACGAAGTCGCCGGAGCTGACGGGAGAAACGACGCCGTTGAGGGACTTGATCAGGAAGCTTCTGGAAAAAGATCCAACACGGAGAATCGAAGTGGATGAAATCAAGGGCCATGATTTCTTCGCATGTGTCGACTGGGATTCGATAACGCAAATCTCAAGGCCGCCGTATATTCCCGATCATGCAAACGAGTGGagagaagaaaaggaaattgaTGTGGAATCGGTTATCCGTGGCATATTCGGTGGcggtgaaaatgaaaataataaaggagaaaaagatgataataataat